The Marinobacter sp. SS13-12 sequence CACCTTCAGTGCCAGTGTGCATGCCAGTGCCGTGGTGGTTCAATGGGTACGGGCCACCACGTAACCGGCCATGTCTCTGAGTATGTCGCCTTCCTTGCCGAACCCCTCAAGGCTGGACAGTGCCGAATCCAGCAGCTGGGACAAGTAGTCCCTGGCGCCGGCAGTGCCAAGCAGTGACGGGTAGGTAGGTTTGGAGCGGGCGAGGTCCGATCCCTGGGGTTTGCCGATGACGGTCGTATCACCTTCAATATCCAGAAGATCATCCTGCACCTGGAAGGCAAGCCCCAGGGTTTGTGAATAAATCGTAAGGGCTGCCAGTTGCTCCTCGCCAACATCGGGAGCAGTCAGTGCGCCTATCCGCACGCTGGCGGCAATCAGGGCTCCGGTCTTGTGGCGATGCATGGTCTCCAGCTGGTCGATGGTCAGGCTCTTGCCGACCGATTCCAGGTCTATAGCCTGGCCGCCCACCATGCCCAGGTGCCCGCTCGCGGAGGCCAGCTCCCTGATCATGGCCAGGCGGATCTGGTCATCCAGCCCAGGTGCTTCTGCCAGCCAGCCGAATGCCATGGCCTGCAGCGCATCACCCGCAAGAATGGCGGTCGCTTCGTCAAAGGCAATATGGGTTGTGGCCCGGCCCCGACGCAGTTCGTCGTCATCCATGGCGGGCAGGTCATCATGGATCAGCGAATAGGCATGGATCAGCTCCAGGGTGCACGCCGGAACAGTCGCGCTGCCCGGCGACTGCCCCACGGCTGCCGCTGCCGCCAGACACAGGGCCGGTCGAATTCGCTTGCCGCCCCCCAGTACACTGTATCGCATGGCCTGTTGAAGGCGTTCAGAACTGTTGCCCGACATGGCCAGCCGGCACTCCAGTTCTGCATCGATCCGGCTGCGGCAATGCTCCAGGAATGTCACCAGGCGGGTATTCGGTGTTGGCATCAGGCAGGTTCGTCCGGGGTAAAAGGTCTGGTTTCCAGTGTGCCATCGCTGTTTTCCACCAACTGCTCCACTCGCTGTTCCGCTGTCTTGAGTGCCTGCTGGCACTCGCGTGTGAGCTTTACGCCCCGTTCGAATGCCGTCAGTGACTGCTCCAGGGACAGTTCGCCCTGCTCCAGGTCACGGACCAGTTTTTCCAGCTCATCCAGGGACTTTTCAAAGTCGGCGATGGACGCCGTGCTTTTCTCACCGGCCATACGGGGCCTCCGGTTGCTTGGCGGAATTTGGCGGATTATATCAAAGCTTCAGGCCGGCCGCTGCCAGCAGAATGCTCTGGCGTCTTCCTTTTTGCCCTCAGGCCCCCAGACCTGTTCGGTGACGCGGATCTCACCGGAGGTGCTGACGGTGACAACCGTGGTGGCGCGGGTACCATAATCACTGCCAATGATAAACGGAGACGAAAGGAACCGCTCTGTCTCCCGGCCCACCCCGGTGTCCGGCAACTCCCGGTCAGGCGCGGGCGTGGTGTCTTGCAGGCGGGTGATCAGGTTCTGATGGAGCTCCTCGGTCGTCCCGGAGCTTGCACTCTCAAGCAGTTCTGTAACCGAGTTCCTGAGCCGGAGCAGTTTGGGCCAGGGTGTTTGCAGCAGATGATTGCTGAGACCATAAATGCCACGGTGAACGTGGCGGCCGGGGTGGGCGTCGCGATTGCTGAAATACCAGCCATGTTGCGTATTCAGGCTGACCAGGTTGAAGCCGGAATATTGGTTATTCTGTTGCCGAAGCCGGGGTTCCAGCGTCTCGCTGTCCTGGGCAAGGGCCATTAGTGGAAGTTCGCCCCGGGAGTGGGTGCCCGGTGCCTGCGTGCCTTCCCGTACATTGGTCACGGCACAGACCTGGCCATTGATGTCGACGGCAAGCCAGGTGCCACCGGAGAGCAGATCCCGACCCGCAAGGACCTCCCGCCCGGCGGTTTCACTGGCCCACCAGTCCATGGCCGCGGTAGGGCGGCGAAAGAACTCGTCGCGATTGGCCGCCACCACCAGTGGAAAGTCAGGATGCTGTCGCAGGGAAAAAACAATCAGGCACATGAAGGGGGCTCATCCATCGCGAGTGAACAAAGAGGCGTCGATGTGTATCATACCAGCCTGTTTTATTCTCTGCGTGTGGCTGAGTATGACCCTGATTGCGGTAATTGGTCTTTATCTGGCGCTGGGCGCCCTGGCGGGCACCATGGCGGGCCTGTTTGGCATTGGTGGTGGCCTGGTCATTGTGCCGGTACTGATCTTCAGTTTTGGCCTGCAGGGGGTCAGTAGTGAAATCGCCGCGCACCTGGCCGTGGGAACGTCGCTGGCAACCATCGTCTTCACTTCAATGAGCTCCATACGCTCGCATCACCTTCATCAAGCGGTTCGCTGGGAAATTTTTCGCCCAATGACTGCGGGTATCGTGGTAGGTGCGATACTCGGTGCCTGGACGGCATCCATGCTCAGTGGCGATGCGCTGGAACTGATCATCGGTGTGTTTGTCATTCTGGTGGCGTTGAAAATGCTCCTGGAGGTCAATCCGAAACCCGGTCGCGATGTACCCGGTTCGGTAGGGCTGGGTGGCGCAGGTGCAGGAATCGGTTGGGCATCTGCGATTTTCGGTATCGGTGGCGGCACACTGACGGTACCTTTCCTGAGCTGGTGCAATGTCCGAATGCAGCAGGCTGTGGGAACCTCCGCCGCCTGCGGCCTGCCCATTGCTGTGGCCGGTGCGCTGGCGAATATGGGTACCGGCTGGCAGAACCCGCATCTGCCGGACCTCAGTGTGGGCTTCATTTATTTGCCGGCGTTTCTGGGTATTGTACTGACCAGCGTATTGTTCGCCCGGGTCGGTGCCAACCTGGCACACCGCCTGGACGCCGCTCTGTTGAAAAAAATCTTCGCCATGGTAC is a genomic window containing:
- a CDS encoding farnesyl diphosphate synthase, with the translated sequence MPTPNTRLVTFLEHCRSRIDAELECRLAMSGNSSERLQQAMRYSVLGGGKRIRPALCLAAAAAVGQSPGSATVPACTLELIHAYSLIHDDLPAMDDDELRRGRATTHIAFDEATAILAGDALQAMAFGWLAEAPGLDDQIRLAMIRELASASGHLGMVGGQAIDLESVGKSLTIDQLETMHRHKTGALIAASVRIGALTAPDVGEEQLAALTIYSQTLGLAFQVQDDLLDIEGDTTVIGKPQGSDLARSKPTYPSLLGTAGARDYLSQLLDSALSSLEGFGKEGDILRDMAGYVVARTH
- a CDS encoding exodeoxyribonuclease VII small subunit, which produces MAGEKSTASIADFEKSLDELEKLVRDLEQGELSLEQSLTAFERGVKLTRECQQALKTAEQRVEQLVENSDGTLETRPFTPDEPA
- a CDS encoding NRDE family protein; the protein is MCLIVFSLRQHPDFPLVVAANRDEFFRRPTAAMDWWASETAGREVLAGRDLLSGGTWLAVDINGQVCAVTNVREGTQAPGTHSRGELPLMALAQDSETLEPRLRQQNNQYSGFNLVSLNTQHGWYFSNRDAHPGRHVHRGIYGLSNHLLQTPWPKLLRLRNSVTELLESASSGTTEELHQNLITRLQDTTPAPDRELPDTGVGRETERFLSSPFIIGSDYGTRATTVVTVSTSGEIRVTEQVWGPEGKKEDARAFCWQRPA
- a CDS encoding sulfite exporter TauE/SafE family protein, producing the protein MTLIAVIGLYLALGALAGTMAGLFGIGGGLVIVPVLIFSFGLQGVSSEIAAHLAVGTSLATIVFTSMSSIRSHHLHQAVRWEIFRPMTAGIVVGAILGAWTASMLSGDALELIIGVFVILVALKMLLEVNPKPGRDVPGSVGLGGAGAGIGWASAIFGIGGGTLTVPFLSWCNVRMQQAVGTSAACGLPIAVAGALANMGTGWQNPHLPDLSVGFIYLPAFLGIVLTSVLFARVGANLAHRLDAALLKKIFAMVLIVVGIRFLL